One genomic segment of Mauremys mutica isolate MM-2020 ecotype Southern chromosome 10, ASM2049712v1, whole genome shotgun sequence includes these proteins:
- the LANCL1 gene encoding glutathione S-transferase LANCL1: protein MAQRAFPNPYADYDKSLATGYFDSSGRLTPEFTQRLNNKIRELLQQMERGLKSADPRDCTGYTGWAGIAVLYLHLYDVYGDPSYLQIAEAYAKKSLNCLTKRSITFLCGDAGPLAVAAVVYHKLRDETQSEACITRLLQLHKLDPRAPDEMLYGRMGYLYALLFVNKHFGEEKIPQNYIQQVCDEVMASGESLAKRRNFTAKSPLMYEWYQEYYIGAAHGLAGIYYYLMQPGLGVSQVKLHNTVKPSVDYVCQLKFPSGNYPPCIDDARDLLVHWCHGAPGVIYMLAQAYKVFADQQYLSDALQCAEVIWQWGLLKKGYGLCHGTAGNAYAFLMLYNLTQNMKYLYRACKFAEWCLSYGEHGCRTPDTPFSLFEGMAGTIYFLADLLVPTKAKFPAFEL from the exons ATGGCCCAAAGGGCCTTCCCGAATCCCTACGCAGACTATGACAAATCCCTGGCCACAGGATACTTTGACTCTTCAGGGCGG CTGACTCCCGAGTTCACTCAGCGCCTGAACAATAAGATCAGGGAGCTGCTTCAGCAGATGGAGAGAGGCTTGAAATCTGCCGACCCCAGGGACTGCACTGGCTACACTGGCTGGGCAG GCATTGCTGTGCTTTACTTGCACCTGTATGATGTGTATGGAGACCCTTCCTACCTCCAGATAGCAGAGGCGTACGCAAAGAAGAGCTTGAATTGTCTGACAAAGCGCTCCATCACCTTCTTGTGTGGGGATGCTGGACCTTTGGCAGTGGCTGCCGTTGTGTACCATAAATTACGGGATGAGACGCAGTCGGAAGCCTGCATCACTCG CTTGCTTCAGCTGCACAAACTTGACCCGCGAGCACCTGATGAAATGCTCTATGGGCGCATGGGATACCTCTACGCACTGCTGTTCGTGAACAAGCATTTTGGAGAGGAAAAAATCCCTCAAAACTATATTCAACAG GTCTGCGATGAAGTCATGGCATCCGGGGAGAGTCTGGCCAAAAGGAGGAACTTCACGGCCAAGAGCCCATTGATGTATGAGTGGTACCAGGAGTATTACATAGGGGCCGCCCATGGCCTGGCAGGAATTTATTACTACCTCATGCAG CCCGGCCTTGGTGTGAGCCAAGTGAAGTTGCATAACACAGTCAAACCCAGTGTGGATTATGTCTGCCAGCTGAAGTTCCCATCAGGCAACTACCCCCCCTGTATTGATGATGCCAGAGACCTGCTTGTCCATTGGTGTCACGGGGCACCTGGCGTGATCTACATGCTCGCACAGGCCTATAAG GTGTTTGCTGACCAGCAGTATCTGAGTGACGCGCTGCAGTGCGCGGAAGTGATCTGGCAGTGGGGATTGCTGAAGAAAGGTTATGGGCTGTGCCATGGGACAGCTGGCAACGCTTATGCCTTCCTAATGCTGTACAACCTCACTCAAAACATGAAATACTTGTACAGAGCCTGCAAG TTTGCAGAGTGGTGTTTGAGTTATGGGGAGCATGGATGCCGGACTCCAGACACGCCCTTCTCTCTCTTTGAAG gAATGGCTGGGACAATATATTTTCTTGCTGATCTCCTGGTACCAACAAAGGCCAAGTTCCCAGCATTTGAGCTGTAA